The following proteins come from a genomic window of Meles meles chromosome 1, mMelMel3.1 paternal haplotype, whole genome shotgun sequence:
- the CEBPD gene encoding CCAAT/enhancer-binding protein delta: MSAALFSLDGPTRGAPWPVEPAPFYEPGRAGKPGRGSESGTLSEPGAVAPAMYDDESAIDFSAYIDSMAAVPTLELCHDELFADLFNSNHKTGAAGASAGALELLPGGLARTHGPGTAAPRPLKREPDWGDGDAPGSLLPAQVAACAQTVVSLAAAAQPTPPTSPEPPRCSPGPSPAPGPAREKSAGKRGPDRGSPEYRQRRERNNIAVRKSRDKAKRRNQEMQQKLVELSAENEKLHQRVEQLTRDLAGLRQFFKQLPSPPFLPGAGAADCR; the protein is encoded by the coding sequence ATGAGCGCCGCGCTCTTTAGCCTGGACGGCCCGACGCGCGGCGCGCCGTGGCCTGTGGAGCCCGCGCCCTTTTACGAGCCGGGCCGGGCGGGCAAGCCGGGCCGCGGCAGCGAGTCGGGGACCCTGTCCGAGCCAGGCGCCGTTGCCCCTGCCATGTACGACGACGAGAGTGCTATCGACTTCAGTGCCTACATTGACTCCATGGCTGCCGTGCCCACTCTGGAGCTATGCCACGACGAGCTCTTCGCCGACCTCTTCAACAGCAACCACAAGACGGGAGCGGCAGGCGCCAGTGCGGGCGCTCTGGAGCTGCTGCCTGGCGGCCTCGCGCGTACCCACGGCCCGGGCACAGCAGCCCCGCGTCCGCTCAAGCGCGAGCCCGACTGGGGAGACGGCGACGCGCCCGGCTCGCTGCTGCCGGCGCAGGTGGCAGCTTGCGCGCAGACCGTGGTGAGCCTGGCGGCCGCCGCACAACCCACACCGCCCACGTCGCCCGAGCCACCGCGGTGCAGCCCGGGGCCGAGCCCTGCTCCTGGCCCGGCCCGGGAGAAGAGTGCGGGGAAGAGGGGCCCGGACCGCGGTAGTCCGGAGTACCGGCAGCGGCGCGAGCGCAACAACATCGCGGTGCGTAAAAGCCGCGACAAGGCCAAGCGGCGCAACCAGGAGATGCAGCAGAAGCTGGTGGAGCTGTCGGCCGAAAACGAGAAGCTGCACCAGCGCGTGGAGCAGCTCACGCGGGACCTGGCCGGCCTCCGGCAGTTTTTCAAGCAACTGCCCAGCCCCCCATTCCTgccgggcgccggggccgccgactgTCGGTAA